A genomic region of Ignavibacteria bacterium contains the following coding sequences:
- a CDS encoding amino acid permease, with protein sequence MKVNSGNRSELLRVLTLKDAVGIGLGAIIGAGIFVVTGVAAGVAGPAFIIGLIIAGIVAGFNGLSSAQLAAVYPQSGGTYEYGYRILNPAFGFSAGWMFLISKLSAAGVVAIGFGSYFYQIVPVASPLTLSVIAVIFLTFANYFGIKKAGALNLFIISITLLSLLYFVFSGIPQIDADNFQPFNPFGISGIAEASALLFFAFTGYARIATLAEEVKEPEKTIPRAVIITIISAIILYAAVSYVAIGVIGTEQMSGSKSPLQVAVNVLNTPGIKIIITLGASTAMLGVLLSQILGISRMMLAMGRRKDLPKIFAKVHNEFKVPHIGIIITGLIILFITIAGSFEFIVRAASFSILIYYSITNIAALKQPKAEQRFGKIISILGLIGCLVMSVSLPVEVILIGVGLLLAGFIVRWIFHKI encoded by the coding sequence TTGCTGCCGGTGTTGCAGGACCTGCGTTTATAATTGGACTTATCATCGCGGGTATAGTTGCGGGATTCAACGGTTTAAGCTCGGCACAGCTTGCAGCCGTTTATCCGCAGTCGGGTGGAACATATGAATATGGGTACCGCATTTTAAATCCTGCTTTTGGTTTTTCTGCAGGGTGGATGTTTTTAATCAGCAAGCTCTCGGCAGCGGGTGTAGTTGCAATCGGCTTCGGAAGTTATTTTTATCAGATCGTTCCGGTTGCTTCTCCATTAACATTATCTGTAATTGCTGTCATTTTTCTTACATTTGCAAATTATTTCGGAATAAAAAAAGCAGGCGCATTAAATCTATTCATAATAAGCATAACTTTGCTTTCTCTTTTATATTTTGTTTTCAGTGGGATACCGCAAATTGATGCAGATAATTTTCAGCCATTCAATCCATTTGGAATTTCCGGAATTGCCGAAGCATCTGCATTATTGTTTTTTGCTTTCACGGGCTATGCGAGGATTGCAACTCTGGCAGAAGAAGTGAAAGAACCGGAAAAAACAATTCCAAGAGCAGTGATAATAACAATTATATCTGCAATTATTTTATATGCGGCTGTTTCTTATGTCGCTATTGGAGTAATTGGAACTGAACAAATGTCAGGAAGCAAATCTCCGTTGCAGGTTGCTGTGAATGTTTTGAACACTCCGGGAATAAAAATAATTATAACGCTTGGAGCATCTACTGCAATGCTTGGAGTATTGCTCAGCCAGATTCTCGGCATCAGCAGAATGATGCTTGCTATGGGAAGACGAAAAGACCTGCCAAAAATATTTGCAAAAGTTCATAATGAATTTAAGGTTCCTCATATTGGAATTATAATTACAGGATTAATTATATTATTCATCACAATTGCTGGTTCATTTGAATTCATTGTTCGCGCAGCTTCATTTTCAATTTTAATTTATTACAGTATCACGAACATTGCAGCATTGAAACAGCCCAAAGCTGAACAAAGATTCGGAAAAATCATTTCTATATTAGGATTGATAGGGTGTTTAGTGATGTCGGTTTCGTTACCTGTGGAAGTTATATTAATTGGTGTGGGCTTATTGCTTGCAGGTTTTATTGTAAGATGGATTTTTCACAAAATTTAG